A region of Gracilinanus agilis isolate LMUSP501 chromosome 3, AgileGrace, whole genome shotgun sequence DNA encodes the following proteins:
- the TMEM169 gene encoding transmembrane protein 169, translating to MMEEPMPMEEKSQPSSPHQGSLRKAVAAALALDGEATMGRRKKKKKESRPESIIVYRLENEKADEKQGEYEEGECSVEEEGDKFLGHPMAEGLWNMPQDSRYVTLTGTITRGKKKGQMVDIHVTLTEKELQELTKSKELINEATPEGKKTCQIGADRGPHVVLWTVICLPVVFVLSFIVSFYYGTITWYNIFLVYNEERTFWHKISCCPCLILFYPVLIMAVASSLGLYAAVAQLSWSWGAWWLAARDMEKGFCGWLCSKLGLEDCSPYSIVELLESDNISGSPSTKDPIQGEETSAV from the exons ATGATGGAGGAGCCTATGCCAATGGAAGAGAAGAGCCAGCCATCAAGCCCTCATCAAGGATCTCTCAGGAAGGCAGTGGCTGCTGCACTGGCTCTTGATGGAGAAGCCACAATGGGccgaagaaagaagaaaaagaaggaatctcGGCCTGAATCTATTATTGTCTACAGGTTAGAAAATGAGAAAGCAGATGAGAAACAGGGGGAATATGAAGAAGGAGAATGTTCCGTAGAGGAGGAGGGGGACAAATTCCTTGGTCATCCTATGGCTGAGG GTTTGTGGAACATGCCCCAGGACAGTCGTTATGTTACATTAACTGGCACCATCACTCGGGGGAAAAAAAAGGGTCAAATGGTAGACATTCATGTTACTTTAACAGAGAAGGAGCTACAGGAATTGACCAAGTCCAAAGAGTTAATAAATGAAGCCACGCCTGAGGGAAAGAAGACCTGCCAAATAGGAGCTGACAGAGGTCCTCATGTGGTCTTATGGACAGTGATCTGCCTGCCTGtggtttttgtcctttctttcattgtttctttctactATGGGACCATCACTtggtacaacattttcctggtgtACAATGAGGAGAGGACCTTTTGGCACAAGATCTCCTGCTGCCCCTGCCTCATCCTCTTTTATCCAGTCCTCATCATGGCTGTGGCCTCTTCCCTGGGCCTCTATGCTGCTGTAGCTCAGCTCTCATGGTCCTGGGGAGCGTGGTGGCTGGCTGCCCGGGACATGGAGAAGGGCTTCTGTGGCTGGCTCTGTAGCAAGCTTGGCCTGGAAGACTGCTCACCCTACAGTATTGTTGAACTGCTTGAGTCGGACAACATCTCTGGCAGCCCCTCCACCAAGGATCCCATACAGGGGGAAGAAACCTCTGCTGTCTAA